In Hallerella succinigenes, the following are encoded in one genomic region:
- a CDS encoding virulence RhuM family protein, producing MKKDVAASAAEADKNEIVVYQPEGGEFHIEVRVENESVWLNRQQMAILFGRDVKTIGKHIANALKEELKDTPTVANFATVQNEGGRDVRRNVEHYNLDVIISVGYRVKSANGVKFRQWANQVLRDHLLRGYSINQRMLAMGGTEIALFKQNVDMRLTAVEQRVDFFVNTAHSAQNQKIEQLSNDVQKVMANFIDPTTFKHFLILNGQRLEADVAYTQIYGLAKKSVLIVDDYLDVKTLDLLRCVVKGVSVQIFSEQHGRTRLTESMLADFRAARPDVELDDVRTTGNMFHDRYIYLDFKTDSEKLFHCGASSKDAGNKITTIMQLEDIAGYRALFERLLENER from the coding sequence ATGAAGAAAGATGTTGCGGCCAGTGCGGCCGAGGCCGACAAAAACGAGATAGTCGTTTACCAGCCGGAGGGTGGTGAATTCCACATCGAAGTCCGGGTCGAAAACGAGAGTGTTTGGCTAAATCGACAGCAAATGGCCATCCTTTTCGGCAGAGATGTAAAAACAATTGGCAAACACATTGCCAATGCCTTAAAAGAAGAACTCAAGGATACCCCAACTGTCGCAAATTTTGCGACAGTTCAAAATGAAGGCGGTCGAGACGTCCGCAGAAATGTTGAACACTATAACCTAGATGTCATTATATCTGTAGGATACAGGGTAAAATCCGCAAATGGCGTAAAGTTTCGCCAGTGGGCAAACCAAGTCCTTAGGGATCATTTACTCAGGGGATACAGCATCAATCAACGGATGCTGGCAATGGGAGGCACGGAGATTGCCCTTTTCAAGCAAAATGTTGACATGCGCCTTACCGCCGTTGAGCAAAGGGTGGATTTTTTCGTCAACACAGCCCACTCAGCCCAAAATCAAAAAATTGAGCAATTATCTAATGACGTCCAGAAGGTCATGGCAAATTTTATCGACCCGACCACTTTCAAGCATTTTTTGATTCTGAACGGGCAACGGTTGGAGGCCGATGTAGCCTACACGCAGATTTACGGCTTGGCAAAGAAGTCGGTGCTGATTGTGGATGACTACCTGGATGTAAAGACGCTCGACTTGCTGCGGTGTGTGGTGAAGGGTGTTTCAGTCCAGATTTTCAGCGAGCAGCACGGGCGCACACGCCTGACCGAAAGCATGTTGGCGGACTTCAGGGCTGCCCGCCCGGACGTTGAACTTGACGATGTACGCACCACGGGGAACATGTTCCACGACAGGTACATCTATCTGGATTTCAAGACCGACAGCGAGAAGCTTTTCCACTGCGGGGCTTCAAGTAAGGATGCCGGCAACAAGATCACGACCATCATGCAGCTGGAAGATATCGCGGGGTATCGTGCACTGTTCGAGAGGCTACTGGAAAATGAAAGATAA